The segment GCCATTAAGCAAGGATTTAAGAAAGAGTATCTTGTAAAAGCGGGGCTGACTATTGACCATGAGCATGGCCTTCTCGATCGATTTTATGGTCGGGTTATTTTCCCTATCCATTCCATCAGCGGTCGGGTTATCGGCTTTGGAGGGCGAGTGCTCCGAAACGATAAAAAAACCGCAAAATATCTCAACTCTCCCGAGAGCGAAATATACCATAAAGGGCAGACCTTATACGGCATATACTTTGCCAAACAAGCTATAACTCGTGAGAATAAGTGCTTGCTCGTTGAGGGTTACACCGATGTGACATCACTTCACCAGGCTGGAATAGAGAATGTTGTGGCTTCGTCGGGAACATCGCTAACTGTTGAGCAGATACGGCTTATCAAGCGTTTTACGCCCAACGTTACCATTCTATACGATGGAGATGCAGCGGGAATTAAGGCCTCGCTTAGAGGAATTGATTTAGTACTGGAAGAGGGTCTGAATGTAAGGGTTTTGCTCCTTCCCGCAGGAGAGGATCCCGATTCGTTTAGCAAAACACGATCGGCCAAGGAGTTGCTCGAGTTTATTGGTGAGAAGGAGGAGGATTTCATCTCCTTTAAGACCAACTTATTACTTGTAGATGCCGGTAAAGATCCGGTGAAACGGGCGGGATTGATTTCAGATATTGTTCGATCCATTGGGGCAATTCCTGATGCAATTATTCGTACGGTATACATTCGTGAGTGTAGCCGATTGCTCGACATCGAGGAGCGGGTGCTGTTTTCGGAAGTGGGATCGCTGCGACGTAAAAAATACGAATCCGATCAACAGGTTGTCCCTCACGATATATATGCCCAGTTGCAGCACAAGGAATTGGTTGTTCCTTCGTTTGTGCAGGGGGTATTTTGCGAAGAGCAGGAGAAAGAACTCATATACTACCTGCTAAAGTATGGCGAACGTGTACATTCCACCTATGAGGATGTGAATGGCGATTCGTTTGAGATTACTGTTGCTAACTATATTATTGCCGAGATCAAAAACGATGAACTTGAGTTCAACAACTTGGCATATCGGCAGCTTTTTGACGAGTATTATAGAATGCTCAATAAAGGAGAACAACCAGAAGCGCGGCACTTTTTGCAGCATCCCGACGTTAAGATCAGTGAGCTTTCGGTGGATATTCTTACCTCGGAGCACATTGCCAGTAAACTTTGGGAAAAGCACAGCGCATATGTGGAATCGGAGGAGATGATTCTAAAACTTGCTGTTCCAAAATCGGTAATTGTGTATAAGACAAAGATTATTCAGTCGGTGATGGGCAAGCTACATACGCAGCTTTCCGTATCGCACAAGGAGGGGAACCAAGAACAGGTGAACGCAATTTTAGCTCAATTGAATCAGCTTAATCAGCTAAAAATGAGGCTGTCGAAAGAATTGGATAGGGTAGTCCTGTAAAGAGAAAAAACTCAGAAAACTAATGACGCAAGGATTATGGTTGTTTTCCTAAAATTCGTAACTTGTGGCTGTTTATATCGACAAACAATAATATAAGCCAGAATAAGATGAAAACTCTATTAAACGCAACTAAGCTATCAATTTACGGCCTTTCTTTTGCTTTTGTT is part of the Williamwhitmania taraxaci genome and harbors:
- the dnaG gene encoding DNA primase translates to MIDHATVERIIATANIQEVVQDFVSLKKRGVNYLGLCPFHNEKSPSFTVSPAKGIFKCFGCGKGGNSVNFIMELEHLSYFEALKYLGKKYGIEVKERELSLDEVKQNDDRESMMVLNAWAQRHFSDTLYHHIDGKNIGLAYLKERGMRDETIKKFQLGYSLDNRDAFSQSAIKQGFKKEYLVKAGLTIDHEHGLLDRFYGRVIFPIHSISGRVIGFGGRVLRNDKKTAKYLNSPESEIYHKGQTLYGIYFAKQAITRENKCLLVEGYTDVTSLHQAGIENVVASSGTSLTVEQIRLIKRFTPNVTILYDGDAAGIKASLRGIDLVLEEGLNVRVLLLPAGEDPDSFSKTRSAKELLEFIGEKEEDFISFKTNLLLVDAGKDPVKRAGLISDIVRSIGAIPDAIIRTVYIRECSRLLDIEERVLFSEVGSLRRKKYESDQQVVPHDIYAQLQHKELVVPSFVQGVFCEEQEKELIYYLLKYGERVHSTYEDVNGDSFEITVANYIIAEIKNDELEFNNLAYRQLFDEYYRMLNKGEQPEARHFLQHPDVKISELSVDILTSEHIASKLWEKHSAYVESEEMILKLAVPKSVIVYKTKIIQSVMGKLHTQLSVSHKEGNQEQVNAILAQLNQLNQLKMRLSKELDRVVL